A region of the Streptomyces sp. NBC_00442 genome:
TCCGGTGAAAGCCGGCGAGGTCATCGCGTACTCGGGCAGCTCCGGCAACTCCACCGGGCCGCACCTCCACTTCGAGGTGCGACCGCACGGCGGTTCGTCGATCGACCCCCTGCCGTGGCTGCGCAGCCACGGCCTGGACCCGACGTAGACGGCCCGGACCGACGTGGACGGCCCGGACCGACGTGGACGGCCCGGACCGACGTGGGTGGACGACCCGGACCCGACGTAGGCCGGGAAACCCCGGCCCGCCCCGCCTACGACCTCTCGACTACAGCTTCTCGACCGGCGCGTACCGCAGCAGCAGCTTCTTCGGGCGTTCGTCGCCGAAGTCGATCGTGGCCTGCGCGTCCGAGCCGGAGCCCGTCACCGTCATCACGGTGCCCAGGCCGAACTGGTCGTGAGTGACGCGGTCGCCGACCGACAGGGCGATCACCGGCTTGTCGGCGCCGCCGCGCCGGGTCGCGAAGCCCGAGGGGCCCGACTTGGAGCGCGAGGACGACAGCGAACTGCCGATGCCGCCGCCGAGCGACTTGCTGGACATCGGGCCGGCGGGCGCGGCCATCGGCCCGGTCCGCTTCCACTCCAGGTGCGCCGCAGGGATCTCTTCGAGGAAGCGCGACGCCGGGTTGTACGAGGGCTGGCCCCAGGCGCTGCGCATCGAGGAGCGGGTGAGGTACAACCGCTCGCGGGCGCGCGTGATGCCGACGTACGCGAGGCGGCGCTCCTCTTCGAGTTCCTTGGCCTGACCGAGCGCGCGCATGTGCGGGAAGACGCCGTCCTCCATGCCGGTGAGGAACACGACGGGGAATTCGAGGCCCTTGGCGGTGTGGAGCGTCATCAGGGTGATGACCCCCGAGCCGTCCTCGTCCTCGTCGGGGATCTGGTCGGAGTCGGCGACCAGGGCGACCTTCTCCAGGAACTCGGCGAGGGTGCCCGTGCCCTCCTCCTCGCCGCGCTCCTGCTCGAACTCCAGGGCCACGGCGGCCAGTTCCTGGAGGTTCTCGATGCGGGTCTCGTCCTGCGGGTCGGTGGAGGCCTGCAACTCGGCCAGATATCCCGTGCGTTCGAGGACCGCTTCGAGGACGACCGCGGGCCCGGCGCCGGAGTCCACGATCGTACGGAGCTCCTCCATCAGCGTGTTGAAGCGCTTGACGGCGTTGGCCGAGCGGGCCGCCATGCCGTACGCCTCGTCGACGCGGCGCAGCGCCTGCGGGAAGCTGATCTTCTCGCGCAGCGACAGCGCGTCGATCATCGCTTCGGCGCGGTCGCCGATGCCGCGCTTGGGCACGTTGAGGATGCGGCGCAGCGGGACGGTGTCCTCGGCGTTGGACAGGACGCGCAGATAGGCCAGGACGTCCCTGACCTCCTTGCGCTCGTAGAAGCGGACGCCGCCGACGACCTTGTAGGGCAGGCCGACGCGGATGAAGATCTCTTCGAATACGCGGGACTGCGCGTTGGTGCGGTAGAAGACCGCGACGTCACCCGCCTTGGCCTCGGCCTTGTCGGTGAGCCGGTCGATCTCGTCGGCGACGAACTGCGCCTCGTCGTGTTCGGTGTCGGCGACGTAGCCCGCGATCTGGGCGCCCGGTCCCGCGTCCGTCCACAGGTTCTTGGGGCGGCGGCCCTCGTTGCGCTCGATCACCGCGTTGGCGGCGGACAGGATCGTCTGGGTGGAGCGGTAGTTCTGCTCCAGGAGGATCGTCGTCGCGTTCGGATAGTCCTCCTCGAACTGGAGGATGTTGCGGATCGTCGCGCCGCGGAAGGCGTAGATCGACTGGTCGGCGTCGCCCACCACGCACAGCTCGGCCGGGGCCTGCGCCTCGCCGGAGGGGCCCACCAGTTCCCGTACGAGCGTGTACTGGGCGTGGTTGGTGTCCTGGTACTCGTCGACCAGGACGTGCCGGAAGCGGAGCCGGTAGTGCTCGGCGACGTCCGGGAAGGCCTGGAGCAGGTGGACCGTGGTCATGATGATGTCGTCGAAGTCGAGCGCGTTGGCCTCGCGCAGGCGCGCCTGATACAGCGTGTAGGCCTGGGCGAGCGTCTTCTCGAACCCGTCCGCAGCTTGGCCCGAGAACGTCTCTTCGTCGATCAGCTCGTTCTTCAGGTTGGACACCTTGGCGCTGAACGCCTTCGGCGGGAACTTCTTCGGGTCCAGGTCGAGGTCGCGGCAGACCAGGGCCATCAGGCGCTTGGAGTCGGCGGCATCGTAGATCGAGAACGACGAGGTGAAGCCCAGCTTCTTCGACTCGCGGCGCAGGATGCGCACGCACGCGCTGTGGAAGGTCATGACCCACATCGCGTTGGCGCGCGGCCCGACGAGCTGCTCGACGCGCTCCTTCATCTCGCCGGCGGCCTTGTTGGTGAAGGTGATCGCGAGGATCTGGCCGGGGTGCACACCGCGGGTCGCGAGCAGGTGGGCGATGCGGTGGGTGAGCACCCGGGTCTTGCCGGAGCCGGCGCCTGCGACGATGAGCAGCGGCGAGCCCGCGTGCACCACGGCGGCGCGCTGCTGCTCGTTCAGCCCCTCCAGGAGCGCCGCCGCGTCGATCGCGGGACGCGGGGCGCCGCCGCGGTAGTACGCGTCGCGGTCCACGGGTGCGTCGAACCGGCCCCCGAACAGGTCGTCCGGCACCGGCTCGGGTGCGTGCGACTCCTCGGGGGGCGGCGGGTGCTCCTCCTGCGAGGGCTGGAGGTCCGCCAGGAAGCTGTCGTCAAAGAGGCTGCTCATCGTCTCCCGAGTCTAGGCCGCCCCTCTGACACCGTGCCCCCGCCTTCGGGAACCCGGGCGTGAACCGGGTCTCGGCGCCGGAGGAGCGTCTCAGTGCCAGAGCAGCGCGATGAAGATGTTCACCACGGTGAGGGCACCGACCGCGCCGAAGACGCCCTTCTCGATCCTCTCGTCGTCCCGCTTCACATAGACGAGGCCGAGGATGACGATCAGGACGGCGAGCTTCACACCGATCTTGAGGGTGTTCACCGTCTCGCCGTTGGCCTGGCTCAGTCCGACCAGGGCGACACCGGTGACCAGCATGGTCAGGGCGCCGTGCAGCATCCCGGGGACGAAGCGTGCGGTGCCCGCGCTCATCGCCTTCATCTGCGTGAGGAATCCGCCGAGCAGCGCGGCGATGCCGATGATGTGCAGGCCGACGACGACATTGATGAGTACGTCCATGGGCCGGAGCCTAATTCCCGCTTATCAGGCTCTCTGCGGCGGGTGGGGCCCAACGGGCACTTCGGTCACAGCAGGCGCACAGTCCGGGGGCCAACGCCCCGGCTCCGGTCAAAAGTGGTCAGCGCAGCGCCGGAAAGCGGCACTTCCCGTCATGACCTCGCTGGGCCGTGTCGCCCAGGTTTAGCGTCCTCCCCCAGGTGGCCGACTCCCCACCGCCGTCGCACCACTGGGCGGCTGTCGGTCACCCCGCCGAAAGGTCCGGCGGCGGGCCGCTCCCCCTGTGCGGTCCGTCGTCGGAACGGGTTCCCCTCCCGGGGTGCCGCAGCCCGGAAGCACCGCCGTACGGAAGGACGTGAAGGCCCTCGTGGCTGCGCACCGCAAGCCCAGGCAGCATCCGCTCACCGGTCCCGCCGCCCGCACCGCCGCGACGCTCGCTCTGGCGTCCGCGGCCACCGCGACCCTCTTCGAGGGGTCCGGGCACGCGGATCCGAAGCTCACACCGGCGCAGGTGAAGGCCAAGGTCGACCAGCTGTACCACGACGCGGAGGTCGCGACGGAGGCGTACGACGGGACGAAGCAGAAGGCGGACGCGGCCGAGCGCGCGCTGAACGCGCTGCGGGACGAGGCGGCGCGCAAGACGGAGCAGCTCAACACCGCGCGCACCGCGCTCGGCTCCCTCGCGGCCGCGCAGTACCGCAGCGGGACCGTCGCTCCTGAGCTCCAGCTCTTCCTGTCGTCCGACCCGACGCGGTACCTGGACGACGCCGCGCTCGCCCAGCACGCCGGGGACCGGACCGCGATCGCGGTCGCCGGGGTGCGCAAGCAGCTCTCCGAACTCGACCGGCTGCACTCCACGGCCGACACCAAGCTCACCGAGCTGCGCGGGCAGCAGTCGACGCTGCGACAGCAGAAGAGCGACATCCAGTCGAAGATCACCTCGGCCGAGGATCTGCTCGCCCAGCTGAGCAAGCCCGAGCGGGCCGCCTACGAGGGGGCCGACGCGGCGCCCGCCGACGTCCGGGCCAGCCGGGCGTCCGACCTCCCGCGCGGGCCCGTCGTGGCCGCACCCAGCTCGCGCGCCGCGGCCGCCGTCGCCTTCGCCTACGGCGCCCTCGGCAAGCCGTACGTCTGGGGCGCGACGGGCCCCTCGTCCTTCGACTGCTCGGGGCTCACCCAGGCCGCCTGGCGCTCGGCGGGGGTGCAGCTGCCGCGGACCACGTACACGCAGATCACCGCGGGCTCCCGGGTCTCGCGTTCCGATCTCGCCCCGGGCGACCTGGTCTTCTTCTACGCGGGAATCAGCCACGTCGGGCTCTACATCGGCGGCGGCAACATGATCCACGCGCCGCATCCGGGGGCTCCGGTGCGGGTCGCGCCGATCGACGAGATGCCGTTCGCCGGGGCGGTACGGCCCGCGTGACGCGACTCGCGGACCGACTCGGTACCTGACGATCCGTCAGACCCCGCGTCCGACGGCCGGTCGCGCGCCTGCGCCCATCTCCTTGGTCAGCCAGCGGAAGACGTCCGGGACCTGGGCCTTCCACACCGCGCTCGCGTGGCCGCCGCCGTTGAGCTTGACCGCCGTCACCGCGGTGGGCGCCTTGGCGGCCTTCTTCAGGGCGAGCCCGTCGCTGTAGCCGTCACTCTGCTCACCGGAGACGAACAGCGAGACGCGGGGCGGGGCCGCCGCGTGCTTGAGGATCCACAGCGGGTTGGACTCCTCGCGGAGCTTGGGGTCCTTCGCGGTGATCGAGTCCTTCTCCGCGGCCGGATCGTTGTAGCCGGACAGGTCGACGCCGGCCCGGTAGCGGTCGGGGTGCTCGATGGCGAGCTTGGCCGCGCAGTGGGCACCCGCCGAGTACCCGGCGACGGCCCAGCCGTCGGCGCCGGGGGTGGCGCGGAAGTTGTCGGTGACCATCTTGCGGACGTCCACGCTCAGCCAGGTGTCGGCGTTGACGACGCCCGGCACATTGGCGCAGCCGGTGTCCTTGCCGCTCAGGAGCGTGGTGCGCGGCGAGACGAGGATGAAGGGCGCGACCTCGCCCCGCTCCATCAGCGGCGTGAGCTGCTCCTGCGACTTCAGGGTGCCGAACCAGGCGCCTATCGACCCCGGGTAGCCGGGCAGCAGCTCGACGACGGGGAAGGTCTTGCCCTGGTAGGCGGGGTCGTCGTACTGCGGCGGCAGCCACACCGCCACCTCGCCCTCGACCCCGGAGACCTGCCCCTTGAGCGTGGTCTTCATGACGCCCTTGCCGACCTTGTTCGTGTACGGCACGAACTTCTGCTTCACCTTGGGCTCGGTCGCCGTGTTCATGCCGCCGGTGCCGTCGGGGCCGAGGTCGGGGGCCGCGTTGACGTGGTCGCCGCCGCCGAGCAGGTCGTCCCAGGTGTCGTACAGGCCGTTCGCGTTGTTGACGAGCAGGAAGACCACGAGGATCGCGGTGACCTGGGCGAAGCCCAGCATGAGGAGCCGCGAAACCCAGCGCACGAGGGCCGGACCGCCGATCCTGGTCCACAGGAGGAGGGGCAGCAGCAGGGCGGCCGCGGCCGCGAGGATCGCGGCCACGAAGAAGGGGGTTCCGGTCAGGCTCATCACGCCCCCGAAGAGGGCAGGCCGTGAACACCAGTTGCCCTCTTTGCCAGCGTTTTACCAAAAGGTGATGCCTCGCGCCCTTTACTTCTCGGCGTGCCTCTCAGCGGGCTTCTCAGCGGGCTTCTCGGTCGGCGCGCTGCGGACGCCCGTCCCGGGGTCGGCGCCCGCCCCGGCCCGGGACCTTCCCGCGTCCCGGGGTGCGGCGGCCCTGACCCCGCCCACCTGGCCGGACAGCCAGCGGAACACGCGCGGCACCAGCGGCTTCCACACCACGTTCAGATGGCCCCCGCCGGTCTTGCGCACCCACACCTCGGTGGGCGGCTTGGCGGCGGCGTGCAGCGCGAGCCCGTCCTCGTAGCCGTCGCCCGGCTGGCCGGTGAGGTAGAGGGAGGTGCGCGGCGCGCGGCCGGCGTGGGTGAGCAGCCACAGCGGGTCGCTCGTGCGCCGCAGCACCGGATCGCCGGCGGTGATCGAGTCGGGCTCGGCGGCCGGGTCGTTGTAGCCGGACAGCGCGACGCCAGCGCGGTAGCGGTCGGGGTGCTCGACGGCGAGTTTGGCCGCGCAGTGCGCGCCGGCCGATATCCCGGCGACGGCCCAGCCGTCGGCTCCGGTGACGGCACGGAAGGTGTCGGTGACCATTTTGCGGACGTCCACGCTCAGCCAGGTGTCGGCGTTGACGACACCCGGCACGTTGGCGCAGCCGGTGTCCTGCCCCCCGGCGAGCAGCGCGGTGCGCGGCGCGACCAGAATGAACGGCTTGACCTCACCGTCCGCCATCAGCGGTCGGAGCTGCTCGGCGACATCGAGATTGGTGAACCAGTCCCGGGCCGAACCGGGATGACCGGGCAGCAGCTCGGCCACGGGGAAGTCCTTGTTCCGGTACGCCGGGTCGTCGTACTGCGGCGGCAGCCACACGTACACCTCGCCTTCCGCCCCGGAGACCCGGCCGGTCAGCCGCGTGACCTGGACACCCGGCCCCATGTCCGGGTCGCCGGCCGGCGCGAAGGCCTGCTTGACGCGGGGCTCCTGGGCGATGCGCCGCCCGCCGGTGCCGTCGGCGCCGAGATTGGGGGCGGCGGCGACATGGCTGTCGGTGCCGAGCAGGTCGCCCCATGTGTCGTAGAGGCCGTTGGCGTTGTTGACGGCGACGAACACCACGAGGACCGCCGTCGCCTGGGCGACGACCACCATGAAGAGCCGGACGGCTCCGCGCACCACGACCGGCCCGCCGACCCGGTGCCACATGAGCAGCGGCACCAGCACGGCGAGCGCGGCCACCACGATCGTGGTGACGAAGAAGGGCGTTCCGGTCAGGCTCATCACGTCCGGCAAGAGTGACATGAGCGCGCCCGGGTTGCCGGTTTTGCCATGGTTTTACGCGGGTGAACCGCAGGCTCCGATCGGCCGATCAGCCGGTCAGACCAGTCGTCGTGCCGTCGCCCACCGGGTCAGCTCGTGGCGGTTGGAGAGCTGGAGCTTGCGCAGCACCGCCGAGACGTGCGACTCGACCGTCTTGACGGAGATGAACAGCTGCTTGGCGATCTCCTTGTAGGCGTATCCGCGGGCGATCAGGCGCAGCACCTCGCGCTCGCGCTGAGTGAGGCGGTCCATGTCCTCGTCGGCCGGTGGCGCGTCCGTGGAGGCGAACGCGTCCAGGACGAAGCCCGCCAGGCGCGGCGAGAACACCGCGTCGCCGTCCTGCACGCGGAAGATCGAATCCACGAGGTCGGCGCCGGTGATGGTCTTGGTGACGTAGCCGCGGGCGCCGCCGCGGATCACCCCGATCACGTCCTCCGCCGCGTCCGAGACGGACAGGGCGAGGAAGCGCACCGGGTTCTCGGCGTCGGCCATCATCGCCGCCGAGCGGCGCAGCACCTCGACGCCGCCGCCGCCGGGCAGATGGACGTCGAGCAGCACGACCTCGGGGCGGGTCGCGGTGATGACCGTGACCGCCTGGTCGACGTCGGCGGCCTCGCCGACCACCTCGACGCCCGTGGTCGCGGTCTGGCCGATCTCCGCCTGGACCCCGGTGCGGAACATCCGGTGGTCGTCGACGAGGACCACCCTGACGTGGCGGCCTGTCGTTTCCTCGGTCATCCCTGTGCCCTCTCCATCTCCAACTCGACCTCCGTGCCCCCGCCGGGCACCGAACGCAGCCTGGCCGTACCGCCGTTGCGCTGCATCCGGCCGATGATTGATTCTCGTACGCCCATCCGGTCGCCGGGCACCGCGTCCAGGTCGAATCCGGGTCCCCGGTCGCGCACCGAGACGAAGACCGTGCGGCCCTCGACCTCCGCGTACACCTGGACGGCGCCTCCCTCGCCACCGTACTTGGCCGCGTTCACCATGGCCTCGCGTGCGGCCTGCATCTGTGCGGACAGGCCGTCGTCCAGCGGGCAGTCGCCGACGACGACCACCTCGATGGGCACGCCGTGCTTGTCCTCGACCTCGGCCGCCGCCTTCTTCACGGCCTCGGCGAGCGTCTGGGGCTCCTCCTCCTTGTCCTTGCCGGTGCCCTCCGGCTTGTAGAGCCAGGCCCGCAACTCCCGCTCCTGGGCGCGGGCCAGGCGCCGCACCTCTCCGACGTTCTCCGCGTTGCGCTGGATCAGGGTCAGGGTGTGCAGCACCGAGTCGTGCACGTGGGCGGCGACTTCGGCCCGCTCCTGGGCCCGGATGCGCATGAGGCGTTCCTCGGACAGGTCCTGAGTCATGCGCACCAGGTAGGGCCCGGCGAGCAGCGCGATGCCGGCGAGGACGGCTATCGCCGCGGTCAGGACGTTGCCGAGCTGGGCGGCCGAGCCGTTGACCACGACGAAGCCGGTCAGGCCCGTGCCCACCAGGGCGACCCCGGCGAGCCCCCGGGCCACCGGGAGCCACCGGCTGCGGCGGGCGCCCTCGGTCCAGCGGGCCCGGCGCGCGTTGTCGGCCTGGCGCCACACCAGGATCACGCCGACGCCGATGAGGAGGCTGGGCAGGACGTACGGGTTGGCCCAGCCGCCCACGTCCACCTTGGAGGCGAAGATCGTGGCGCCGAAGACCAGCGCGATCAGCGCGACGATCTGCCCCTTGTCGGGCTTGCGCAGTCTGCGCCGGCCGTCCGCGCTCACCTCGAACGCGGAGCGCTGCCCGGTCGTGGTGCCGCCGAGCCCCAGCGGCACCACGAACCAGAACGCCGCGTACAGGAGCGCCCCGAGGCCGTTGACCGACAGCAGCCCGAGGAAGACGATCCGCACCCACACCACCGGAAGGCCGAGGTGCCCTGCGAGCCCGCGCGCGACGCCGCCGAGCATCCGCCCCTCGGCGGAGCGGTACAGCTTGCGGACCGGCGCTTCGTCGGCCTCGGGCGGCGACGACAGGCGGGGGGTGGCGACTGGCATGCCCCGATCGTCACACGGCCACGGCCACCGGAGCATCAGGGTTGGCCCCCAGGCTTCCCTGAGGCCGGCCCCCGCACGAGGGGGAGGCCACCTCCCCCTCCCGGGGGACACCCTCTCCCCCGGGGGCCGGCCTCAGCCGCGGGCCGGCCCGACCCGTCGCGGGCCGGTCTCTCCCCTCCCGGGCCGGCCTCTCCCCTCGGGGGCGAAATCAGGGTGAGGCCAGGGTCGGGGCGGGTGCCGTGTGCCGCGCGGGGCCGTCACCATGTACGTATGAGCACGCCGACCGAGGTGTCCGTATGAGCACGCCGACCGAGACGCCCCCCGCGCCGCCCGACCCGGCCCCCGCGCCCCCGCAGCTGCGCCGCAGCAGCCGCAACAAGGTCATCGGCGGCGTCTGCGGCGGGCTCGGCCGGTCCTGCGACCTCGACCCGGTGATCTTCCGCATCGCGCTCGGCGTGCTCGCGGCCACGGGGGGCCTCGGCCTGGTCCTGTACGGATTCGCCTGGCTGCTGCTGCCGCTCGACGGCGAGGACGAGAACGAGGCCCGGCGCCTGCTCACCGGCCGCGTCGAGGGCGCGGCGCTCGTCGCCGTCCTGATGGCCCTGGCCGGCTGCGGGATCTTCCTGACGATGCTGAGGAACGGCCCGGTGATGACGTTCGCCGTGCTGCTCGTCC
Encoded here:
- a CDS encoding alpha/beta hydrolase, with protein sequence MSLLPDVMSLTGTPFFVTTIVVAALAVLVPLLMWHRVGGPVVVRGAVRLFMVVVAQATAVLVVFVAVNNANGLYDTWGDLLGTDSHVAAAPNLGADGTGGRRIAQEPRVKQAFAPAGDPDMGPGVQVTRLTGRVSGAEGEVYVWLPPQYDDPAYRNKDFPVAELLPGHPGSARDWFTNLDVAEQLRPLMADGEVKPFILVAPRTALLAGGQDTGCANVPGVVNADTWLSVDVRKMVTDTFRAVTGADGWAVAGISAGAHCAAKLAVEHPDRYRAGVALSGYNDPAAEPDSITAGDPVLRRTSDPLWLLTHAGRAPRTSLYLTGQPGDGYEDGLALHAAAKPPTEVWVRKTGGGHLNVVWKPLVPRVFRWLSGQVGGVRAAAPRDAGRSRAGAGADPGTGVRSAPTEKPAEKPAERHAEK
- a CDS encoding C40 family peptidase, giving the protein MAAHRKPRQHPLTGPAARTAATLALASAATATLFEGSGHADPKLTPAQVKAKVDQLYHDAEVATEAYDGTKQKADAAERALNALRDEAARKTEQLNTARTALGSLAAAQYRSGTVAPELQLFLSSDPTRYLDDAALAQHAGDRTAIAVAGVRKQLSELDRLHSTADTKLTELRGQQSTLRQQKSDIQSKITSAEDLLAQLSKPERAAYEGADAAPADVRASRASDLPRGPVVAAPSSRAAAAVAFAYGALGKPYVWGATGPSSFDCSGLTQAAWRSAGVQLPRTTYTQITAGSRVSRSDLAPGDLVFFYAGISHVGLYIGGGNMIHAPHPGAPVRVAPIDEMPFAGAVRPA
- a CDS encoding PspC domain-containing protein, coding for MPVATPRLSSPPEADEAPVRKLYRSAEGRMLGGVARGLAGHLGLPVVWVRIVFLGLLSVNGLGALLYAAFWFVVPLGLGGTTTGQRSAFEVSADGRRRLRKPDKGQIVALIALVFGATIFASKVDVGGWANPYVLPSLLIGVGVILVWRQADNARRARWTEGARRSRWLPVARGLAGVALVGTGLTGFVVVNGSAAQLGNVLTAAIAVLAGIALLAGPYLVRMTQDLSEERLMRIRAQERAEVAAHVHDSVLHTLTLIQRNAENVGEVRRLARAQERELRAWLYKPEGTGKDKEEEPQTLAEAVKKAAAEVEDKHGVPIEVVVVGDCPLDDGLSAQMQAAREAMVNAAKYGGEGGAVQVYAEVEGRTVFVSVRDRGPGFDLDAVPGDRMGVRESIIGRMQRNGGTARLRSVPGGGTEVELEMERAQG
- the pcrA gene encoding DNA helicase PcrA — protein: MSSLFDDSFLADLQPSQEEHPPPPEESHAPEPVPDDLFGGRFDAPVDRDAYYRGGAPRPAIDAAALLEGLNEQQRAAVVHAGSPLLIVAGAGSGKTRVLTHRIAHLLATRGVHPGQILAITFTNKAAGEMKERVEQLVGPRANAMWVMTFHSACVRILRRESKKLGFTSSFSIYDAADSKRLMALVCRDLDLDPKKFPPKAFSAKVSNLKNELIDEETFSGQAADGFEKTLAQAYTLYQARLREANALDFDDIIMTTVHLLQAFPDVAEHYRLRFRHVLVDEYQDTNHAQYTLVRELVGPSGEAQAPAELCVVGDADQSIYAFRGATIRNILQFEEDYPNATTILLEQNYRSTQTILSAANAVIERNEGRRPKNLWTDAGPGAQIAGYVADTEHDEAQFVADEIDRLTDKAEAKAGDVAVFYRTNAQSRVFEEIFIRVGLPYKVVGGVRFYERKEVRDVLAYLRVLSNAEDTVPLRRILNVPKRGIGDRAEAMIDALSLREKISFPQALRRVDEAYGMAARSANAVKRFNTLMEELRTIVDSGAGPAVVLEAVLERTGYLAELQASTDPQDETRIENLQELAAVALEFEQERGEEEGTGTLAEFLEKVALVADSDQIPDEDEDGSGVITLMTLHTAKGLEFPVVFLTGMEDGVFPHMRALGQAKELEEERRLAYVGITRARERLYLTRSSMRSAWGQPSYNPASRFLEEIPAAHLEWKRTGPMAAPAGPMSSKSLGGGIGSSLSSSRSKSGPSGFATRRGGADKPVIALSVGDRVTHDQFGLGTVMTVTGSGSDAQATIDFGDERPKKLLLRYAPVEKL
- a CDS encoding alpha/beta hydrolase; amino-acid sequence: MSLTGTPFFVAAILAAAAALLLPLLLWTRIGGPALVRWVSRLLMLGFAQVTAILVVFLLVNNANGLYDTWDDLLGGGDHVNAAPDLGPDGTGGMNTATEPKVKQKFVPYTNKVGKGVMKTTLKGQVSGVEGEVAVWLPPQYDDPAYQGKTFPVVELLPGYPGSIGAWFGTLKSQEQLTPLMERGEVAPFILVSPRTTLLSGKDTGCANVPGVVNADTWLSVDVRKMVTDNFRATPGADGWAVAGYSAGAHCAAKLAIEHPDRYRAGVDLSGYNDPAAEKDSITAKDPKLREESNPLWILKHAAAPPRVSLFVSGEQSDGYSDGLALKKAAKAPTAVTAVKLNGGGHASAVWKAQVPDVFRWLTKEMGAGARPAVGRGV
- a CDS encoding response regulator transcription factor, giving the protein MTEETTGRHVRVVLVDDHRMFRTGVQAEIGQTATTGVEVVGEAADVDQAVTVITATRPEVVLLDVHLPGGGGVEVLRRSAAMMADAENPVRFLALSVSDAAEDVIGVIRGGARGYVTKTITGADLVDSIFRVQDGDAVFSPRLAGFVLDAFASTDAPPADEDMDRLTQREREVLRLIARGYAYKEIAKQLFISVKTVESHVSAVLRKLQLSNRHELTRWATARRLV